A genomic window from Lotus japonicus ecotype B-129 chromosome 1, LjGifu_v1.2 includes:
- the LOC130733374 gene encoding NDR1/HIN1-like protein 13 — protein MADRVHPRDSPPDSAEFAQPGQSQVTPVAPPPSEKPAPPLETYVIQLPKDQVYRTPPPENARRYDQYTRRNNRRCRFCCCFCWLLGLIFILAVLIGIAAGILYLVYRPEAPSYSIERIAIKGVNISSPSSTAAAMSPEFDVTVKADNPNDKIGIRYEKDSSAEIFFNGARLCNGVLPAFYQPSNNVTVFMTALKGKEVELRSEDGRALWEALTKRKVPLTVKLRAPVRIKVGSVKTWKITVKVNCDVTVNKLTVQAKIGSRHCDYGVDLW, from the coding sequence ATGGCAGACCGAGTTCACCCTCGCGACTCACCACCCGATTCCGCCGAGTTCGCTCAACCGGGGCAATCTCAGGTGACACCCGTCGCTCCGCCGCCGTCGGAGAAGCCCGCTCCGCCTTTAGAAACCTACGTCATCCAGCTCCCTAAGGACCAAGTCTACCGCACCCCACCGCCGGAGAACGCCCGCCGCTACGACCAGTACACTCGCCGCAACAACCGCCGCTGCCgattctgctgctgcttctgctgGCTCCTCGGACTAATCTTCATCCTCGCCGTGCTCATCGGCATCGCCGCCGGCATCCTCTACCTCGTGTACCGTCCAGAAGCACCAAGCTACTCCATCGAACGCATCGCCATCAAAGGCGTCAACATCTCGTCGCCGTCGTCCACGGCGGCGGCAATGTCGCCGGAGTTCGACGTCACTGTCAAAGCGGACAACCCTAACGACAAGATCGGGATCCGTTACGAGAAGGATAGCTCCGCCGAGATCTTCTTTAACGGCGCGAGGTTATGTAACGGCGTTTTGCCGGCGTTTTATCAGCCGTCAAATAACGTGACGGTGTTTATGACGGCGTTAAAGGGGAAAGAGGTTGAACTGAGGAGTGAGGATGGAAGAGCGTTGTGGGAAGCGTTGACCAAACGGAAGGTTCCGTTGACCGTTAAGTTGAGGGCCCCGGTGAGAATTAAAGTGGGGTCCGTTAAGACGTGGAAGATTACTGTTAAGGTGAACTGTGATGTAACGGTGAATAAGTTAACGGTGCAGGCCAAGATTGGTTCTAGGCATTGTGATTATGGTGTTGATCTTTGGTGA
- the LOC130714518 gene encoding uncharacterized protein LOC130714518, whose product MAWQLGHRQVVCYSDSLLAVTLIQEPPSHFHEFAVLINNICDLLRKDWVVRIEHVLREGNACADFLAKAGVNQDLGFLHLQDPLPGMEHLILADSLGMVTVRQ is encoded by the coding sequence ATGGCTTGGCAACTAGGTCATCGTCAGGTTGTGTGCTATTCTGACTCATTGTTGGCGGTTACTCTGATTCAGGAACCTCCTTCTCACTTTCATGAGTTTGCTGTTTTGATCAACAACATTTGTGATTTACTGAGGAAGGATTGGGTTGTGCGGATTGAGCATGTTCTTCGTGAAGGGAATGCTTGTGCTGATTTCTTAGCTAAAGCGGGAGTTAACCAAGATTTAGGTTTCCTCCACCTCCAGGATCCCCTCCCTGGCATGGAGCACTTGATTTTGGCTGATTCTTTAGGGATGGTGACAGTTAGACAGTAG